The following are encoded in a window of Acetonema longum DSM 6540 genomic DNA:
- a CDS encoding nitroreductase family protein has protein sequence MNNILSRRSIRRYLSRTVAETDIQELLQAAMAAPSAENGQPWHFIVIDDRQLLDSIPRIHPYSHMLREAPVAILVCGETNQEPSKEFWVQDCSAATENILLAAHAKGLGSVWLGIYPLEDRVIAFKEKFSLPDKIIPLALLPIGYPAEEKAPANRYAAARVHKNTW, from the coding sequence ATGAACAATATATTGTCCCGGCGAAGCATTCGCCGCTACCTTTCCCGGACAGTCGCCGAAACAGATATCCAGGAGCTCCTGCAGGCGGCCATGGCCGCTCCTTCAGCGGAAAACGGACAACCCTGGCATTTTATCGTCATTGATGATCGTCAGCTGTTAGACAGTATTCCCCGCATCCATCCTTATTCCCATATGTTGCGCGAAGCGCCGGTGGCTATTCTGGTATGCGGCGAAACGAATCAGGAACCTTCCAAAGAGTTCTGGGTGCAGGACTGTTCGGCTGCAACGGAAAACATCCTGTTAGCCGCCCACGCTAAAGGTCTGGGGTCGGTCTGGCTGGGCATCTACCCCCTGGAGGACAGGGTCATAGCCTTTAAGGAGAAGTTCAGCCTGCCCGACAAGATCATTCCGCTGGCTCTCCTGCCCATCGGCTACCCTGCCGAAGAAAAAGCCCCCGCTAACCGGTATGCGGCAGCCAGAGTCCACAAAAACACCTGGTAG
- a CDS encoding branched-chain amino acid ABC transporter permease, translating into MFLQQVVNGLTLGSTYALIALGYTLVFGVLGIVNMAHGEIFMIGAFVGLTLVSKWQLNIFVAMAGAMAAGALAGIILERAALRPLRRRAVSHLAPLISTIGVSIFLESLALRIFGPQTQAFPIQFGGGLIDLGLIKIAPIQILILGVSFGLMLILQFWLQRSRIGQLVRATAESTETAGLLGINTGRIIVLTVALASGLGGVAGVLVGLAFNAVEPTMGITMGFKGLAVLILGGLGNIPGAMFGGLILGIAEVFSVAYGSSSYRDAVAFGMIIILLVLRPQGLFGGSSQQGGRC; encoded by the coding sequence ATGTTTTTACAACAAGTCGTAAACGGATTGACACTCGGCAGTACTTACGCCCTCATCGCCCTGGGGTATACGCTTGTTTTCGGGGTATTGGGGATTGTCAACATGGCCCACGGCGAGATTTTTATGATCGGCGCCTTTGTGGGGCTGACACTGGTGAGCAAGTGGCAGCTGAATATTTTCGTGGCCATGGCCGGGGCGATGGCGGCCGGCGCTTTGGCCGGAATTATCCTGGAGCGGGCGGCGCTGCGCCCCCTTCGCCGCCGGGCAGTATCCCATCTGGCTCCGCTCATTAGCACCATCGGAGTCTCCATCTTCCTGGAAAGTCTGGCGCTGCGTATTTTCGGGCCTCAGACCCAGGCCTTTCCGATTCAGTTTGGCGGCGGCCTGATCGACCTGGGTCTGATCAAAATAGCGCCGATTCAAATCCTGATCCTGGGGGTTTCCTTTGGCCTGATGCTCATTTTGCAGTTTTGGCTGCAGCGAAGCCGTATCGGGCAGTTAGTCCGGGCTACGGCAGAAAGCACCGAGACGGCCGGTCTGTTGGGTATTAACACCGGCCGGATCATTGTTCTGACCGTGGCTCTGGCTTCCGGTCTTGGCGGCGTGGCCGGGGTGCTGGTGGGGCTGGCTTTTAATGCGGTGGAACCCACCATGGGCATTACCATGGGCTTTAAAGGACTGGCGGTTTTGATCCTGGGCGGTCTGGGGAATATCCCCGGCGCCATGTTTGGCGGGCTGATCCTGGGCATTGCCGAGGTCTTCAGCGTGGCCTACGGCTCGTCTTCCTACCGGGACGCCGTAGCCTTCGGCATGATCATTATCTTATTGGTGCTGCGGCCCCAAGGCTTGTTTGGCGGCAGCTCCCAGCAAGGGGGCCGCTGTTAG
- a CDS encoding branched-chain amino acid ABC transporter permease, which translates to MDLLNPYYLQIITFMLINAILGISVYLTLAAGQLSLGNAGFMGIGAYTAALLTLKLGWPLYVVIPLGGAAAVLVALLIGLPTLRLQGIYLAIATLGFGEVMRVIFLNLEITNGALGLSGIPALSVMIGRQLSQMGFSRVAGLSLQQAGMLAVLILLAFLLVLLVVFALLLRNSRVGRAMAAIKADETAAEITGINITYYKLLAFLLGAFVAAVAGGLAAHLTYYIGPKDFAYHRAVEILIFAVLGGSDVVWGPLIGAFIVTMLPEVLRFAAEYREMIYGVILVSMMAFRPQGLIGEETIRFWQAKWGRRAAG; encoded by the coding sequence ATGGACTTGTTAAACCCTTACTATCTGCAGATTATCACCTTTATGCTGATCAATGCCATCTTAGGGATCAGCGTCTATCTGACTCTGGCAGCCGGCCAGCTGTCTCTGGGCAATGCCGGCTTCATGGGCATCGGCGCTTATACGGCGGCTCTGTTGACCTTAAAACTCGGCTGGCCCCTTTATGTGGTCATACCCCTGGGAGGAGCGGCCGCCGTGCTGGTGGCGCTGTTAATCGGCCTGCCGACGCTGCGTCTGCAGGGCATTTATCTTGCCATTGCCACTTTGGGTTTCGGCGAAGTCATGCGGGTGATTTTTTTGAATCTGGAGATTACTAACGGCGCTTTAGGGTTGTCTGGCATTCCCGCTTTGAGCGTCATGATCGGCAGGCAGTTGTCTCAAATGGGCTTCAGCCGGGTGGCCGGACTCTCGCTGCAACAGGCCGGGATGCTGGCCGTACTTATATTGCTGGCCTTTCTACTGGTTCTGTTAGTTGTTTTTGCCTTGCTACTGCGCAATTCCCGGGTCGGACGGGCTATGGCAGCTATCAAGGCTGACGAGACTGCCGCTGAAATCACCGGCATAAATATTACGTATTACAAATTGCTGGCCTTTTTGCTGGGGGCCTTTGTAGCCGCTGTGGCCGGCGGGCTGGCAGCTCATCTTACCTACTATATCGGACCGAAGGATTTTGCCTATCACCGGGCGGTGGAAATTCTGATTTTCGCCGTACTGGGCGGAAGTGACGTGGTCTGGGGGCCTCTGATCGGCGCCTTTATCGTCACCATGCTGCCGGAAGTATTGCGTTTTGCCGCCGAATACCGGGAAATGATCTACGGCGTTATTTTGGTGAGTATGATGGCCTTTCGGCCCCAGGGGCTCATCGGGGAAGAAACCATCAGGTTTTGGCAGGCTAAATGGGGAAGGAGAGCGGCCGGATGA
- a CDS encoding ABC transporter ATP-binding protein has protein sequence MMQLQNISKAFGGLAALSQISFRVKSGEVLGVIGPNGAGKTTLFNLMTGVIGPSSGDIRFKEQSLLGLKPHQVTERGIARTFQNIRLFGHLSARENVMIGAHCRLQTGIWQGVWRTSAQRREETAVRQQADELLEFMGLTDVAATTAGSLPYGKQRRLEIARALATSPSLLLLDEPTAGMNEKETAELSDLIKQIQARGKTVILIEHDMQLVMNICDRLVVLNFGKKIAEGQPREIQQHPAVIEAYLGQEGA, from the coding sequence ATGATGCAACTTCAAAATATTAGCAAGGCTTTTGGCGGCTTGGCAGCCTTAAGCCAGATTTCATTCCGGGTAAAATCGGGGGAGGTTTTAGGGGTCATCGGACCCAATGGCGCCGGTAAGACCACTCTGTTTAACCTGATGACCGGGGTTATCGGACCTTCATCAGGCGATATCCGATTTAAAGAACAGTCCCTGTTAGGGCTGAAACCTCATCAGGTTACCGAACGGGGCATTGCCAGGACCTTTCAGAATATCCGCTTGTTCGGCCATCTTTCCGCCCGGGAAAATGTGATGATTGGCGCTCACTGCCGTCTGCAGACCGGCATTTGGCAGGGTGTGTGGCGGACATCCGCCCAGCGGCGGGAAGAAACCGCAGTGCGGCAACAGGCGGATGAATTGCTTGAATTTATGGGTCTGACCGATGTAGCTGCGACAACGGCCGGCTCATTGCCCTATGGCAAGCAGCGCCGGCTGGAGATTGCCCGGGCTTTGGCCACCAGTCCCAGTTTGCTGCTTCTGGATGAACCTACGGCCGGTATGAATGAAAAAGAGACCGCTGAGTTGAGCGATCTCATTAAACAGATCCAGGCCAGGGGCAAAACCGTAATTCTGATTGAGCATGACATGCAACTGGTGATGAATATTTGCGACCGGTTAGTCGTGCTGAATTTCGGCAAAAAAATCGCCGAAGGGCAGCCCCGGGAAATCCAGCAGCATCCGGCGGTCATCGAAGCCTATCTGGGACAGGAGGGAGCTTAA
- a CDS encoding ABC transporter ATP-binding protein: MLKLSGIVAKYGNITALKGIDLEVPAGSVVSLIGANGAGKSTTMKTITGLMQATEGQITFCGQEIKGLAAHQTVSRGISLVPEGRQILGRMTVLENLMIGACQRRDNEIQADIRRLFDRFPILGERREQTGGTLSGGQQQMLAIGRALMARPKLLLLDEPSMGLAPLVVADIFRIIREINQEGVTILLVEQNVRQALKVADYAYVMETGKIILHGKTEEIIHNPRVVEAYLGGKQQPAQAPKVKESCAG; the protein is encoded by the coding sequence GTGCTGAAATTATCAGGCATTGTCGCCAAATACGGCAACATTACCGCTTTAAAGGGCATTGATCTGGAAGTACCCGCCGGGTCGGTGGTCAGTTTGATTGGCGCCAACGGCGCCGGGAAATCCACCACTATGAAAACCATCACCGGACTGATGCAGGCCACGGAAGGACAGATCACATTCTGCGGACAGGAAATCAAGGGGCTGGCCGCTCACCAGACCGTGAGCCGGGGAATATCCCTGGTGCCGGAGGGACGGCAGATTCTGGGCCGCATGACGGTGCTGGAAAACCTGATGATCGGAGCCTGTCAGCGCCGGGACAATGAGATTCAGGCAGATATCCGCAGACTCTTTGATCGGTTCCCCATTCTGGGGGAGCGCCGGGAGCAGACGGGGGGCACCCTGTCCGGCGGGCAGCAGCAGATGCTGGCCATCGGCCGGGCTCTTATGGCTCGCCCCAAACTGCTGCTGCTGGATGAACCATCCATGGGTCTTGCGCCTTTGGTGGTAGCCGACATTTTTCGTATCATCCGGGAAATTAATCAGGAAGGCGTTACCATTCTGCTGGTGGAGCAAAATGTCCGTCAGGCCCTAAAAGTGGCCGATTACGCCTACGTCATGGAAACCGGGAAAATAATCCTCCATGGAAAAACCGAAGAAATCATCCATAATCCGCGGGTTGTGGAAGCCTATTTGGGCGGTAAACAACAGCCGGCACAGGCCCCGAAAGTCAAGGAGTCCTGTGCCGGATAA